The following proteins are co-located in the Halococcus saccharolyticus DSM 5350 genome:
- a CDS encoding CDP-alcohol phosphatidyltransferase family protein, with product MSEGGGTLAPTVRLRRQWLLVAACAAVGVALGWDALRELDMAIARRWVLPTTAVLGFELWFLTRHLDRNRTAEGRLCETLGPANAVTLVRGGLYAAVAGFVLVPPTPAVAWLPGVCYGAGAALDWIDGRIATTIGRETRLGATLDLAFDTLGFLVAPLVGVVWGRLPVWYLALSFARYAFKAARAGRRYRGRPVYDLPESRVRRPLAAGQMAFITLALLPVLPASMVHAAATLALAPSLAVFVRDYLVVSGRLRADEP from the coding sequence GTGAGCGAAGGCGGTGGCACGCTCGCACCAACCGTTCGACTCCGGCGGCAGTGGCTTCTCGTCGCAGCGTGTGCAGCGGTCGGGGTCGCGCTCGGCTGGGACGCGCTCCGTGAGCTCGACATGGCGATCGCCCGTCGGTGGGTGCTGCCGACGACGGCGGTGCTCGGGTTCGAACTGTGGTTTCTGACGCGTCACCTCGACCGCAACCGCACCGCAGAGGGACGGCTTTGCGAGACGCTCGGTCCTGCGAACGCCGTGACGCTCGTGCGGGGCGGGCTGTACGCAGCAGTCGCGGGGTTCGTGCTCGTCCCGCCGACGCCGGCGGTCGCGTGGCTGCCCGGCGTCTGTTACGGCGCGGGCGCGGCGCTCGATTGGATCGACGGCCGAATCGCCACGACGATCGGACGGGAGACGCGGCTCGGGGCGACGCTCGATCTGGCGTTCGACACGCTCGGGTTCCTCGTCGCCCCGCTCGTGGGCGTCGTCTGGGGACGGCTGCCGGTGTGGTATCTCGCGCTCTCGTTCGCTCGGTACGCGTTCAAGGCGGCACGGGCCGGGCGGCGATACCGGGGACGACCGGTGTACGACCTCCCCGAGAGTCGGGTTCGCCGCCCGCTCGCGGCGGGCCAGATGGCGTTCATCACGCTGGCGCTACTCCCCGTACTCCCCGCATCGATGGTCCACGCCGCGGCCACGCTCGCCCTCGCCCCA